A DNA window from Vanessa tameamea isolate UH-Manoa-2023 chromosome 24, ilVanTame1 primary haplotype, whole genome shotgun sequence contains the following coding sequences:
- the LOC113398076 gene encoding protein glass codes for MDCYVPNNPQFLGCCHGLCCDPLQPCSCDQLRELPEDCCQQENENCCPDNGDDLNALSDSIAPCDVGLGDVSEPNWPAEDMGSFSLPPLELDPLPSLFPFSPCSGYNRNNGGECRERGGGEAADVLLSLKHAVVHGDCAADTVHPQMVVNSGGGYPYYEHYSGTPLFPTMSVNVSMNMTMHGCPADQLCSQVQWNQNTAAPSVNVVYPQTQNVIPTSYPSATYSFTADFRTPNQSDPLITATSTFKPLQLQNAQKPNPNYLFQQKPNYSNQKNMGQVLKRSPSKMYMQESPKEQMSNNGYILNHQGPMHQDYGYTTCVNASGKVQVGALSGCSEDDEQKPNLCRICGKTYARPSTLKTHLRTHSGERPYRCGDCNKSFSQAANLTAHVRTHTGQKPFRCPICDRRFSQSSSVTTHMRTHSGERPYQCRSCKKAFSDSSTLTKHLRIHSGEKPYQCKLCLLRFSQSGNLNRHMRVHGNMSGGMLG; via the exons ATGGATTGCTACGTACCCAACAATCCGCAGTTCCTGGGCTGCTGCCACGGGCTCTGTTGCGACCCTCTGCAGCCTTGCTCGTGCGACCAGCTTAGAGAGCTACCGGAGGACTGCTGCCAG CAAGAAAACGAGAACTGCTGTCCAGATAATGGAGACGATCTAAACGCACTGAGCGATTCTATCGCCCCGTGCGACGTTGGACTCGGCGATGTGAGCGAACCGAACTGGCCCGCTGAGGACATGGGCTCCTTCTCCCTACCTCCCCTTGAACTGGATCCGCTGCCTTCACTCTTCCCCTTTTCACCGTGCTCTGGTTATAA cagGAACAACGGGGGAGAATGCAGGGAACGGGGAGGTGGGGAAGCGGCGGACGTCCTCCTCTCCTTAAAACACGCCGTCGTCCATGGCGACTGCGCGGCAGACACCGTTCACCCACAG ATGGTGGTAAACAGTGGTGGAGGGTACCCGTACTATGAGCACTACAGTGGTACCCCTCTTTTTCCCACCATGAGTGTCAACGTCTCCATGAACATGACAATGCATGGCTGTCCAGCGGACCAACTGTGTTCTCAA GTACAATGGAATCAAAATACCGCAGCTCCATCTGTGAACGTCGTATACCCCCAAACACAAAACGTCATCCCCACTTCTTACCCGTCGGCCACGTACTCATTCACAGCAGACTTTAGAACTCCAAATCAATCAGATCCATTAATAACGGCGACGTCAACATTCAAACCGTTACAGTTACAAAACGCCCAAAAGCCAAATCCAAATTATCTATTCCAACAAAAGCCAAATTATTCGAATCAGAAAAATATGGGACAAGTTTTGAAACGTTCGCCATCGAAGATGTACATGCAGGAGAGTCCGAAGGAGCAAATGAGTAACAATGGTTATATATTGAACCATCAAGGGCCCATGCATCAAGATTATGGATACACAACGTGTGTTAACGCGTCGGGAAAAGTTCAG GTCGGTGCTCTAAGTGGATGTTCGGAGGACGATGAACAGAAACCGAATTTGTGTAGAATATGTGGCAAAACCTACGCAAGACCGAGCACTCTTAAAACTCATCTCCGTACGCACTCAGGTGAACGACCTTACAGATGCGGAGACTGCAATAAGAGTTTTTCGCAGGCAGCTAATCTGACTGCGCATGTTCGTACACACACAGGACAGAAACCTTTTAG GTGCCCGATATGTGATAGGCGGTTTAGTCAAAGTTCTAGTGTTACGACGCATATGAGGACACACTCAGGAGAACGACCATATCA ATGTCGCTCTTGCAAAAAGGCGTTTTCAGACAGTTCGACGCTAACTAAGCATTTGAGAATACATTCGGGGGAAAAACCTTATCAGTGTAAATTATGTCTACTTag ATTCTCACAATCAGGTAACTTGAATAGGCACATGCGTGTACACGGAAACATGTCTGGTGGAATGCTCGGCTGA